A single Aspergillus chevalieri M1 DNA, chromosome 3, nearly complete sequence DNA region contains:
- a CDS encoding RNase H1/viroplasmin domain-containing protein (InterPro:IPR009027,IPR011320,IPR037056;~PFAM:PF01693) produces the protein MPRKYYAVYTGHVDTPTIYPSWAQAHPRVTQCRSKHRACKTHQEAIDWLVEMQATEIHDATEGGDMSQSSSSSPSRSKKKYYAVAYGRQTGVFHDWEGANGATSEFTSACHESFSTEHEARQFIEDWREAYADVWRLKIRRGLNEGWKPEDLAVDISNIMVKEGVLVESACKKFEELDIAGK, from the exons ATGCCTCGCAAATACTACGCAGTCTACACAGGTCACGTTGACACACCCACCATCTACCCTTCATG GGCTCAAGCTCACCCCCGAGTCACACAGTGCAGAAGCAAGCACAGAGCGTGCAAAACCCACCAAGAAGCCATCGATTGGTTAGTGGAAATGCAAGCAACAGAGATCCACGATGCCACTGAGGGCGGTGATATGTCACAgtcgtcatcttcgtcgcCGTCGCGGTCTAAGAAGAAGTACTATGCCGTTGCGTATGGGAGGCAAACTGGGGTTTTTCATGACTGGGA GGGTGCAAATGGAGCAACCAGCGAATTTACCTCGGCATGTCACGAAAGCTTCAGTACCGAGCACGAAGCCAGACAGTTCATTGAGGACTGGAGAGAAGCATATGCTGATGTATGGCGACTAAAGATTCGACGAGGCTTGAATGAGGGATGGAAGCCGGAGGATCTGGCGGTAGATATTTCGAATATCATGGTTAAGGAAGGTGTTCTGGTAGAGAGCGCGTGTAAGAAATTTGAGGAGTTGGATATTGCAGGAAAATAA
- a CDS encoding uncharacterized protein (COG:S;~EggNog:ENOG410PTYQ), whose translation MEKAVTRRIKHRYPLTITDLTAPELLALTHTLLLDNPPVYQISRPTTTTPNTPGSNLPNERLKEAIKNLPCALRRNKLVQMMPRCIGRVAELCVSHKGLNAYVVGHLFDLVKGEVTRRLGKIDCGVECLGMFERKLLRSIQAIRRVWGERSPEDDGETPIGAPGKHYNKCEACMLARIVGEPLLLRNLRIAILSRTRTRKKSRAPRLLRFVEGCIGCHGEALRVLHESGQLAIDFKAARKAAARKKRGRRWHEQVEKGRAKKSSTESILVHLDPELKREFFEQSISQLESEDKAPDTETDETDEIISLYKALLDEDPDKTLVPTDPFLDDTTAVSPVSPLSPRKYTPSTKQTLAGTIPSRDMLDWEQVVNHEKSPLSSLARKIEAIELEGPDMSDGDADADALAMDYRDLIGKETCYSESEYSQETSDDEDVREPGRPITTWSLFVSDDEIADRKRL comes from the coding sequence ATGGAAAAAGCAGTAACCCGCCGCATTAAacaccgctaccccctaacAATAACCGACCTAACCGCCCCCGAACTCCTCGCCCTAACACACACCCTCCTCCTAGACAATCCACCAGTATACCAAATCTCGCgtcccaccaccaccacccctAACACGCCCGGCTCAAACCTCCCAAACGAGCGCCTCAAAGAAGCAATCAAGAACCTCCCCTGCGCACTCCGCCGGAATAAACTCGTGCAGATGATGCCGCGGTGTATCGGGCGTGTGGCTGAGCTGTGTGTTTCGCATAAAGGGTTAAACGCGTATGTTGTTGGGCATTTATTTGATTTGGTGAAGGGAGAGGTTACGCGGCGGTTGGGGAAGATAGATTGCGGTGTTGAGTGCCTGGGGATGTTTGAGCGGAAGCTATTGCGGTCGATTCAGGCTATTCGACGGGTTTGGGGAGAAAGATCGCCGGAGGATGACGGTGAGACGCCGATTGGTGCGCCGGGGAAGCATTATAATAAGTGTGAGGCGTGTATGCTTGCGCGGATAGTGGGGGAGCCGTTGTTGCTGCGGAATCTGCGGATTGCGATTTTGAGtcggacgaggacgaggaaaaAATCTAGGGCTCCGAGACTATTGAGGTTTGTGGAGGGTTGTATTGGGTGTCATGGGGAGGCGCTTAGGGTGTTGCATGAGAGTGGGCAGTTGGCGATTGATTTTAAGGCTGCGAGGAAGGCTGCTGCGAGAAAGAAACGGGGTAGACGTTGGCATGAGCAAGTTGAGAAGGGTCGGGCTAAGAAATCGAGCACAGAGTCTATCCTTGTTCACCTGGATCCGGAATTAAAGAGGGAGTTCTTTGAGCAAAGCATTTCACAACTCGAATCAGAAGACAAGGCACCCGACACGGAGACAGACGAAACAGACGAGATCATCTCGCTATATAAAGCACTCCTAGACGAAGATCCGGATAAAACCTTAGTACCAACTGACCCTTTTCTCGATGATACAACTGCAGTATCACCTGTCAGTCCATTATCGCCCAGAAAATACACTCCCAGCACGAAGCAGACTCTTGCCGGTACGATTCCCTCTCGAGATATGCTTGACTGGGAGCAGGTAGTGAATCATGAAAAGAGTCCCCTCTCTTCCTTGGCCAGAAAGATAGAAGCCATAGAGCTCGAGGGGCCGGATATGAGCGATGGCGATGCGGATGCGGATGCTCTGGCAATGGATTATCGCGATCTGATCGGGAAAGAGACATGCTATTCTGAATCTGAGTATAGCCAGGAAACGtccgacgatgaggatgttagAGAACCAGGTCGTCCGATTACGACATGGAGTCTTTTCGTGAGCGATGACGAGATAGCTGATCGAAAGAGGTTGTGA
- the sur2 gene encoding sphingosine hydroxylase (BUSCO:EOG09262V3O;~COG:I;~EggNog:ENOG410PFBV;~InterPro:IPR006694;~PFAM:PF04116;~TransMembrane:3 (o33-53i128-144o195-218i);~go_function: GO:0005506 - iron ion binding [Evidence IEA];~go_function: GO:0016491 - oxidoreductase activity [Evidence IEA];~go_process: GO:0008610 - lipid biosynthetic process [Evidence IEA];~go_process: GO:0055114 - oxidation-reduction process [Evidence IEA]), translating into MAFNSSVVFDLPPLPSYTLTPREPLLAPIPDNILALILPIVAYWGLSMVYHFIDVYDLFPQYRLHTPAEVLKRNHVTRWDVVRDVILQQIVQTIAGFAVSYFDEQECVGKEEYDIAVWAQRVRIAQRVLPGFLALFGIDALGLAKKLSRSGHTMLAGALSGGKYPGMTQSIILESGVEAIAPAFTEWEMTLASFIFWYFVPFVQFIWAISVVDTWQYFWHRAMHLNRWLYVKFHSRHHRLYVPYAFGALYNHPVEGFLLDTAGTGVGFLTAMMTTRQSMWFFTMSTIKTVDDHCGYEFPWDPLQKITSNNAAYHDIHHQSWGIKNNFSQPFFIFWDRMLGTKWEGDVKNRYERSRESAQKKVEQDEAAAAAAIKEHSEGAVVSEEPTDSTARTRLRRKTLSTSVEDLKGVTHGVASSVLQA; encoded by the exons ATGGCGTTCAATTCTTCGGTCGTTTTCGACCTTCCGCCTCTTCCGTCGTATACCTTGACCCCCCGCGAACCTCTCCTTGCTCCGATCCCCGATAACATACTCGCATTGATTCTGCCGATCGTCGCGTATTGGGGTCTATCAATGGTCTATCATTTTATCGACGTCTACGACCTCTTCCCGCAATATCGTTTGCACACACCCGCAGAGGTTCTCAAGCGAAACCATGTCACGCGCTGGGACGTGGTTCGAGATGTCATCCTCCAACAGATTGTTCAAACGATTGCGGGTTTCGCCGTGAGCTATTTCGATGAGCAGGAATGCGTCGGCAAGGAGGAATACGATATTGCAGTCTGGGCTCAACGCGTCCGCATTGCCCAGAGGGTGTTGCCTGGTTTCTTGGCTCTGTTTGGCATTGACGCATTGGGTCTAGCCAAGAAGTTGTCCCGGAGCGGCCATACGATGCTTGCTGGAGCTCTGTCTGGTGGAAAATACCCTGGCATGACTCAGTCGATTATCCTCGAGTCCGGCGTGGAAGCTATTGCGCCAGCCTTCACCGAATGGGAGATGACCTTGGCCAGTTTCATCTTCTGGTACTTTGTCCCGTTTGTGCAATTCATCTGGGCTATTAGCGTCGTAGATACTTGGCAGTACTTTTGGCATCGCGCCATGCACCTGAACCGCTGGCTATATG TCAAATTCCATTCGCGCCACCATCGCCTTTATGTCCCATACGCCTTCGGTGCTTTGTACAACCATCCAGTCGAAGGATTCCTGCTTGATACAGCCGGTACGGGCGTGGGATTCCTGACCGCCATGATGACGACCCGCCAAAGCATGTGGTTCTTCACGATGTCTACCATTAAAACAGTCGATGACCATTGCGGCTACGAGTTCCCTTGGGACCCCCTTCAGAAGATCACGTCCAACAACGCCGCCTACCACGACATCCACCATCAAAGCTGGGGTATCAAGAACAACTTCTCTCAgccattcttcatcttctgggATCGAATGTTGGGTACCAAATGGGAGGGCGATGTCAAGAACCGCTACGAACGGTCCCGGGAGAGTGCTCAGAAGAAGGTGGAACAAGATGAAGCCGCCGCAGCCGCCGCTATCAAGGAGCACAGCGAAGGTGCAGTGGTCTCGGAAGAGCCAACAGATTCGACCGCTCGAACGCGCCTTCGCAGAAAGACCTTGTCCACCAGCGTTGAAGATCTCAAGGGTGTAACCCATGGTGTGGCGAGCAGTGTCCTCCAGGCCTGA
- a CDS encoding uncharacterized protein (COG:S;~EggNog:ENOG410PQIG;~InterPro:IPR001810,IPR036047,IPR032675;~PFAM:PF12937;~go_function: GO:0005515 - protein binding [Evidence IEA]), translated as MLELLPGELLISIIQKLSNTDLFQLSLVSKYFHYSVQPELYREFTLVTTHERHRDLNESRFLRPALIDDTPSLQPRGVYKWIRHLIIEAPLHNHARISTLWGMDVNEMSLERRRMIEYMEFLNLHRNVQAVLTRLPHNSLQSFSWHLGCCLPKGIFSAHGYLARRQRQLTSLSIRVYPGYTYTDGLEGLMSLRNLRHLSWKQADFIDSYLLYDIIEANCRHLESLEVGFESRYALAPRTLEYCLQSTGLFSTVPKGLCVQFDALHTISLANVSFKLAYSVLYPTFNFSQIRKLKLQNCRCVLELLRALRYTSRGINLKALECDYDEHTPPNQDDSMFDPRTVGLGVPKFLESFRGLEQLYVRAMDFLVQSSERTPWAILKHAKTLKRLAYHYHDKLAMGYNRDCPFFWRHRLFQVLDNLRLEALGINIVPGDLRTRIAETQTAQTLKLLHLRITGPYHKPRNLLRKLKIAGLPKHCVPLSLRRPKCHPIPDDRALPIYLALRMSLDQTERQTKKLLNMKGLLTFVNWAFGPDGLPNLTILAYGDFSCPQRHGWSQLVFVRYPRPNMPIASAQEDKSGVFGPSLPFRIMHPEDEYLWDEIDGAKELLEACPQLCVENVMARANENGQRAEPRDSYYSDDELPGDEGDEEGLVGFEDFFD; from the exons ATGTTGGAGCTTCTTCCAGGAGAGTTGCTTATCAGCATAATACAAAAG CTCTCCAACACCGACCTTTTCCAACTCTCGCTGGTGTCGAAATACTTCCACTATTCAGTGCAGCCAGAACTATACAGGGAGTTCACCCTTGTCACCACCCACGAAAGGCACCGCGACCTCAACGAATCTCGCTTCTTGCGACCTGCCTTGATAGACGACACCCCAAGCCTGCAGCCACGCGGTGTGTATAAATGGATCAGACACCTGATCATCGAGGCCCCCTTGCACAACCATGCAAGGATCTCAACGCTGTGGGGAATGGACGTGAACGAGATGAGTCTGGAAAGGCGCCGCATGATCGAATATATGGAATTCTTGAACTTGCATCGAAACGTGCAGGCTGTGCTTACTCGTTTGCCGCATAACAGTCTGCAGAGCTTTAG CTGGCACCTTGGCTGCTGTCTGCCCAAAGGAATCTTCAGCGCACACGGTTACCTCGCGCGCCGCCAGCGCCAACTCACCTCTCTATCCATCAGAGTGTACCCGGGCTAcacatacacagatggccTTGAAGGACTGATGTCCCTTCGAAACCTACGCCACCTCTCCTGGAAACAGGCAGACTTTATCGACAGCTACTTGCTCTACGATATCATCGAAGCGAACTGCCGCCACCTTGAATCGCTGGAGGTTGGATTCGAGAGCCGCTACGCGCTGGCTCCGCGTACCCTGGAGTACTGTCTGCAGTCGACTGGTCTTTTCTCGACCGTTCCCAAGGGTCTTTGCGTCCAATTCGACGCGCTGCACACTATAAGCCTAGCAAACGTGTCGTTCAAGCTGGCATACTCAGTCCTCTACCCGACATTCAACTTTAGCCAGATCCGCAAGCTGAAGTTGCAGAACTGTCGATGCGTGCTCGAACTCCTCAGGGCTCTGCGATACACTTCTCGAGGTATCAACCTGAAAGCCCTCGAGTGCGACTACGATGAACACACTCCCCCAAACCAGGACGACAGCATGTTCGATCCGAGAACTGTTGGTCTGGGCGTTCCCAAGTTCCTCGAATCCTTCCGCGGCCTTGAGCAGCTGTATGTTCGCGCGATGGATTTTCTCGTGCAGTCTTCCGAGCGCACACCGTGGGCTATCCTCAAGCACGCAAAAACCCTGAAGCGTCTGGCATACCACTACCACGACAAACTGGCAATGGGTTACAACCGAGACTGCCCGTTCTTCTGGAGACACCGTCTCTTCCAAGTCCTCGACAATCTCCGCCTCGAAGCCCTGGGTATAAACATCGTTCCCGGCGACCTG CGCACCCGCATCGCCGAAACCCAAACCGCCCAAACGCTCAAACTCCTTCACCTCCGCATAACAGGCCCCTACCACAAGCCGCGCAACCTCCTCCGCAAGCTCAAAATCGCCGGCCTCCCCAAACACTGCGTCCCCCTATCCCTCCGCCGCCCTAAATGCCACCCCATCCCCGACGACCGCGCACTGCCAATATATCTCGCCCTGCGGATGTCACTGGACCAAACAGAGCGGCAAACAAAGAAACTCCTAAACATGAAAGGACTCCTTACCTTCGTGAATTGGGCATTCGGACCAGATGGCCTCCCCAACCTGACGATCCTCGCGTACGGCGATTTCAGCTGTCCTCAGCGCCACGGCTGGTCTCAGCTTGTCTTCGTGCGCTACCCGCGCCCAAACATGCCAATTGCGAGCGCGCAGGAGGATAAGAGCGGGGTCTTCGGGCCCTCGTTGCCGTTCCGCATTATGCACCCTGAGGACGAGTATTTGTGGGATGAGATTGATGGCGCGAAGGAATTGCTTGAGGCTTGTCCGCAGCTTTGTGTGGAGAATGTTATGGCGAGGGCGAATGAGAATGGGCAGCGTGCTGAGCCGCGGGATAGTTATTATTCGGACGATGAGTTGCCTGGGGATgagggggatgaggagggttTGGTGGGATTTGAGGACTTTTTTGATTAG
- a CDS encoding translationally-controlled tumor protein (BUSCO:EOG09264U81;~COG:D,Z;~EggNog:ENOG410PWYN;~InterPro:IPR011323,IPR034737,IPR018105,IPR011057;~PFAM:PF00838), with protein MLIYTDIVSGDELLADTFKIQEAGPVLWECDCKKYLKSKNEDFQLEGANPSAEEANDEGGEGESVMVHDIEDQFQLVWLKAEEGMKPSKDAFKAHLKTYMKKVLNKLTEKGAPQEKIDEFKAGAPAAVKKIIGNYDNYDVLMGKAMDGDAMHVLIDFREDGVTPYATLWKHGLEEVKV; from the exons ATGCTTATCTACACT GACATTGTCTCCGGAGACGAGCTCCTCGCCGACACCTTCAAGATCCAGGAGGCCGGCCCCGTCCTTTGGGAGTGCGACTGCAAGAAGTACCTCAAGAGCAAGAACGAGGACTTCCAGCTCGAGGGTGCCAACCCCTCTGCCGAGGAGGCCAACGATGAAGGTGGTGAGGGTGAGTCGGTCATGGTCCACGACATCGAGGACCAGTTCCAGCTCGTCTGGCTCAAGGCCGAGGAGGGCATGAAGCCTTCCAAGGATGCCTTCAAGGCCCACCTCAAGA CCTACATGAAGAAGGTCCTCAACAAGCTCACCGAGAAGGGTGCTCCCCAGGAGAAGATCGATGAGTTCAAGGCCGGTGCCCCCGCCGCTGTCAAGAAGATCATCGGCAACTACGACAACTACGACGTTCTCATGGGCAAGGCCATGGACGGTGACGCTAT GCACGTCCTGATTGACTTCCGCGAGGATGGTGTCACCCCTTACGCCACTCTCTGGAAGCACGGTCTCGAGGAGGTCAAGGTCTAA
- a CDS encoding putative ABC multidrug transporter (COG:Q;~EggNog:ENOG410PHP4;~InterPro:IPR017871,IPR027417,IPR003593,IPR011527, IPR003439,IPR036640;~PFAM:PF00005,PF00664;~TransMembrane:9 (i45-64o76-97i177-195o201-220i283-308o314-335i649-676o696-720i784-812o);~go_component: GO:0016021 - integral component of membrane [Evidence IEA];~go_function: GO:0005524 - ATP binding [Evidence IEA];~go_function: GO:0016887 - ATPase activity [Evidence IEA];~go_function: GO:0042626 - ATPase-coupled transmembrane transporter activity [Evidence IEA];~go_process: GO:0055085 - transmembrane transport [Evidence IEA]) yields the protein MDDLPPLPTYDEPLKWLNSIKKQRLKGGKTFRTLYRLLKTEVRTMMGWAASTAVVEFLAPYSMLRLLAYLEDPSEAVVHPALWIVLLFVGPTVRSLCYQQYIFTATRLLVRVNMSLVQEIYQTAMRSHIYDDSIGVQSHNELSGRTNKSKTAQKSGQANLTSLMSYDVDAIYNSRDIFYVATACPVSTTIAMVFLYQMLGWPSLLGVVVLFLLTPLPTLASRKISRIQQSVLRATDVRLSKTSEFLSSIRTLKYFGWEPAAINTINNIRGIEQQRLWRRSVHAAGISMAGDLLPFISLLVMFSVFVIFTDNTLHAPVAFTSLSIMETLRSQFVWLSNISRFSAQGAESLRRVDRFFDSAEEKQRHPEGPLELKDATFRRTPIAAFRLRDITLRFKRNALNVLTGPTGCGKTSLLQSLLGETVLESGSATAPSDIAYVPQAPWLQNETVRQNILFYSQYDEARYNTAIKASGLAHDLQQLPLGDSTVVGERGTSLSGGQKQRVSLARALYSESSTLLLDDIFSALDTHTTSLVYKMCFRSGLLTDRTVVLVTSLPVALKDAEMVVRLEHGRVAFVQSSQRTSQVSTPSVEEIEPGSLVSSTPHEAPQDVESLTEHVLPSDAAPEQEVGTRGMAKETSATGRVPRTLFFQYMVMFGGFFYAVTVIMATLTVQFAYFAITYWLSVWTSAYDEYKHPNSIFYLSVYAATIILFLLLQLANNLIYQYGGWAAAKKMHAKLVMAVLSAPISWFDENPIGRAINRFGNDTRSLDTVLIDWLRMSIENWLRFLLRIASIVSIMPIFALPVTTICATGFIIGEMYTRAQISIKRLCSVNYSPVFSHFTDSLSGMAVIRARAGMDEIFQGLLAEKLAVHTRSAEAQYNCNRWVSVRSDFCAASVAAAAGCMAYFRSGSAGLVGFSLTNAIGLSQTILTLVRTMNELEIELNSYQRMREYADIQPEERLNEEEQRKKAEAIPASWPTSGLIEFQNVTARYQNGPDVLRNVSFTARPGERIGIVGRTGSGKSTLGISLLRFVNIVQGRITIDGIDINTILLNRLRKSVTLIPQEPVLFSGDVRSNLDPFNESGDTELRAALSACTFIQPASSTTNTEDSNHHQQQLSLETPVAINGENFSQGQRQVLSLARALCRRSKIVLLDEATASVDQETDMRMQGVLKEVFGDSTIIAIAHRLRTIMDYDRVVVMGEGGIVENDSPAKLIEKRGVFWDMLRSTGEYDELVQLVGKKP from the exons ATGGACGATTTGCCTCCTTTGCCGACATACGATGAACCACTGAAATGGCTGAACAGTATCAAGAAACAGCGACTCAAAGGCGGAAAAACATTTCGCACACTCTACAGGTTGCTCAAAACAGAAGTCAGAACCATGATGGGTTGGGCTGCATCTACAGCAGTGGTTGAATTTCTCGCTCCATATTCGATGTTGCGATTGCTAGCGTATCTGGAGGATCCGTCAGAGGCAGTTGTTCATCCAGCTCTCTGGATTGTCTTGCTCTTCGTTGGACCGACTGTTCGTTCACTATGCTATCAGCAATACATTTTTACGGCCACTCGGCTTCTTGTCCGCGTCAACATGTCTTTGGTTCAGGAGATCTATCAGACGGCCATGCGATCACACATTTATGACGACTCTATCGGAGTTCAAAGTCACAATGAACTTTCAGGACGAACCAATAAATCAAAAACAGCCCAAAAGTCTGGCCAGGCTAATCTAACGAGTCTGATGTCTTACGATGTTGATGCGATTTACAATTCACGAGACATCTTCTACGTCGCAACAGCATGTCCAGTATCGACCACGATCGCCATGGTTTTCCTATATCAGATGCTTGGCTGGCCTTCGCTTCTAGGTGTCGTTGTTCTATTCCTTCTTACGCCCCTCCCTACCTTAGCATCGCGCAAGATATCGCGTATTCAACAATCTGTGCTACGTGCGACTGATGTTCGTCTCTCGAAGACATCTGAGTTCTTGAGTTCAATTCGGACATTGAAGTACTTTGGATGGGAGCCAGCTGCGATCAACACAATCAACAACATTCGGGGCATCGAGCAACAGCGTCTCTGGAGACGGAGTGTTCACGCCGCTGGAATCTCTATGGCCGGGGACCTGTTGCCATTCATCAGCTTGCTAGTAATGTTTTCTGTCTTTGTTATTTTCACTGACAATACCCTGCACGCCCCAGTTGCTTTCACATCGCTGTCGATCATGGAGACATTGCGATCTCAGTTTGTCTGGCTTTCGAATATCAGTCGATTCTCTGCCCAGGGAGCTGAATCTCTCCGGCGCGTGGACAGATTTTTCGATTCTGCTGAAGAAAAACAGAGACATCCTGAGGGGCCCCTGGAACTGAAGGATGCCACCTTCCGAAGGACGCCAATTGCTGCGTTCAGATTGCGGGATATCACACTTCGCTTCAAAAGGAATGCTCTTAACGTCCTTACTGGTCCAACTGGTTGTGGAAAGACTTCTCTCCTGCAGTCACTGCTAGGTGAGACTGTTCTGGAATCTGGAAGTGCAACCGCACCCTCGGATATTGCATACGTTCCTCAAGCGCCATGGTTACAGAACGAAACTGTTCGGCAGAATATATTATTCTACAGTCAATACGACGAAGCTCGGTATAACACTGCCATCAAAGCAAGTGGCCTAGCACACGACTTGCAGCAGCTCCCACTTGGCGATTCTACAGTCGTGGGAGAAAGAGGGACATCACTTTCTGGAGGGCAGAAGCAGCGGGTATCACTGGCCAGAGCTTTATACTCAGAGTCATCAACACTTTTGCTGGACGACATTTTCTCTGCACTTGATACCCATACTACGAGTCTTGTCTATAAGATGTGTTTTCGAAGTGGTCTTCTCACGGACAGGACTGTTGTTCTTGTTACGAGCTTGCCCGTTGCACTGAAGGATGCAGAAATGGTGGTCCGTCTGGAGCACGGGAGGGTTGCTTTTGTACAATCATCCCAGCGAACTTCTCAAGTTTCCACGCCAAGTGTGGAAGAAATTGAACCCGGATCTCTTGTTTCTAGCACTCCGCATGAGGCTCCCCAAGATGTGGAGTCTCTGACAGAGCATGTCTTACCCAGTGATGCTGCTCCGGAACAAGAAGTTGGCACGAGAGGAATGGCCAAAGAGACATCGGCCACTGGCCGTGTGCCTCGTACACTATTTTTCCAGTATATGGTCATGTTTGGCGGATTCTTCTACGCCGTGACAGTAATAATGGCGACCCTCACAGTGCAATTCGCCTATTTCGCCATCACCTACTGGCTCTCAGTCTGGACAAGTGCGTACGACGAGTACAAACATCCAAACTCGATATTCTACCTATCAGTCTACGCAGCAACCATCATCCTCTTTCTACTCCTTCAACTCGCCAATAACCTCATCTACCAATACGGAGGTTGGGCAGCAGCTAAGAAAATGCACGCGAAATTGGTGATGGCAGTTCTGTCAGCTCCCATTTCCTGGTTCGACGAGAACCCCATCGGAAGAGCAATCAACCGATTTGGAAACGACACGCGCTCCCTGGACACAGTCCTAATAGATTGGCTCCGCATGTCAATCGAAAACTGGCTCCGATTCCTTCTCCGCATCGCAAGTATCGTATCTATCATGCCGATCTTCGCCCTCCCAGTCACTACCATCTGCGCAACTGGATTCATCATCGGGGAGATGTATACCCGCGCGCAGATATCTATTAAACGACTGTGCTCCGTCAACTACTCCCCCGTATTCTCGCACTTCACTGACTCGCTAAGCGGTATGGCCGTTATCCGAGCCCGTGCTGGTATGGATGAAATTTTTCAGGGCCTCCTTGCTGAGAAGCTCGCCGTGCATACTCGCTCAGCGGAGGCGCAGTATAATTGCAACCGCTGGGTCTCTGTTAGATCGGACTTCTGTGCTGCGTCTGTTGCTGCGGCGGCTGGGTGCATGGCGTATTTCAGATCTGGATCTGCTGGGTTAGTGGGATTTTCGTTGACGAATGCGATTGGTCTGAGCCAGACAATCCTCACACTGGTGCGCACGATGAATGAGCTGGAGATCGAGTTGAACTCGTATCAGCGGATGCGCGAGTACGCAGATATCCAGCCTGAAGAACGCTtaaatgaagaagaacaacgcAAAAAGGCAGAAGCCATCCCGGCTAGCTGGCCAACATCCGGCCTCATCGAATTCCAAAACGTCACAGCCCGCTACCAAAACGGCCCCGACGTCCTGCGCAACGTCTCCTTCACCGCACGACCAGGCGAACGAATCGGTATCGTCGGACGAACAGGAAGCGGCAAAAGCACACTAGGCATCTCACTACTCCGTTTCGTCAACATTGTCCAAGGACGCATCACAATTGACGGCATTGACATCAATACCATCCTTCTAAACCGCCTCCGCAAAAGCGTCACCCTGATCCCCCAAGAACCAGTGCTTTTTTCCGGCGACGTCCGCTCGAACCTAGACCCATTCAACGAATCCGGCGATACTGAACTCCGCGCAGCACTCTCAGCCTGCACGTTCATCCAACCCGCGTCATCCACAACTAACACAGAAGACTctaaccaccaccaacagcAACTAAGCCTAGAAACCCCCGTCGCAATAAACGGCGAAAACTTCTCCCAAGGCCAACGGCAAGTCCTATCTCTCGCACGTGCTCTCTGTCGGCGCTCGAAAATCGTCCTCCTCGATGAGGCGACTGCTTCCGTCGACCAGGAGACGGATATGCGTATGCAGGGCGTGTTGAAGGAGGTGTTTGGGGATTCAACGATCATTGCGATTGCGCATCGGTTGCGCACGATTATGGATTACGATAGAGTTGTTGTAATGGGGGAGGGAGGGATTGTTGA GAATGATTCGCCCGCGaagttgattgagaagagAGGTGTGTTTTGGGATATGTTGAGGAGTACGGGggagtatgatgagttggTGCAGTTGGTGGGAAAGAAGCCATGA